One genomic region from Balaenoptera musculus isolate JJ_BM4_2016_0621 chromosome X, mBalMus1.pri.v3, whole genome shotgun sequence encodes:
- the RPS4X gene encoding 40S ribosomal protein S4, X isoform, whose protein sequence is MARGPKKHLKRVAAPKHWMLDKLTGVFAPRPSTGPHKLRECLPLIIFLRNRLKYALTGDEVKKICMQRFIKIDSKVRTDITYPAGFMDVISIDKTGENFRLIYDTKGRFAVHRITPEEAKYKLCKVRKIFVGTKGIPHLVTHDARTIRYPDPLIKVNDTIQIDLETGKITDFIKFDTGNLCMVTGGANLGRIGVITNRERHPGSFDVVHVKDANGNSFATRLSNIFVIGKGNKPWISLPRGKGIRLTIAEERDKRLAAKQSSG, encoded by the exons ATG GCTCGTGGTCCCAAGAAGCACCTGAAGCGTGTAGCAGCTCCAAAGCATTGGATGCTGGATAAACTGACTGGTGTGTTT GCTCCTCGTCCATCTACCGGTCCCCACAAGCTGAGGGAATGCCTCCCTCTAATTATTTTCCTAAGGAACAGACTTAAATATGCCCTAACAGGAGATGAAGTAAAGAAGATCTGCATGCAACGTTTCATTAAGATTGATAGCAAGGTCCGCACTGATATAACTTACCCTGCTGGTTTTATGG ATGTCATCAGCATTGACAAGACTGGAGAGAATTTTCGTCTGATCTATGACACCAAGGGTCGCTTTGCTGTTCATCGTATTACACCTGAGGAGGCCAAG TATAAGTTATGCAAAGTGAGAAAGATCTTTGTGGGGACAAAAGGAATCCCTCATCTGGTGACCCATGATGCTCGCACCATCCGCTACCCTGATCCCCTCATCAAGGTGAATGACACCATTCAGATTGATTTGGAGACTGGCAAGATTACTGATTTCATCAAATTTGACACTG GTAACCTGTGCATGGTGACTGGAGGTGCTAACCTGGGAAGAATTGGTGTGATCACTAACCGGGAGAGACATCCTGGTTCTTTTGATGTAGTTCATGTGAAAGATGCCAACGGCAATAGCTTTGCCACCCGGCTCTCCAACATTTTCGTTATTGGCAAA GGCAACAAACCATGGATCTCTCTTCCTCGTGGAAAGGGTATCCGCCTTACCATTGCTGAGGAGAGAGACAAGAGACTGGCAGCCAAACAGAGCAGTGGATAA